The genomic stretch TTTTTTGTTGCAGTTTCTGCCGTCAGCGTCAGAGTTCTTTCAATAAACGTGGTTTCAGCCATTACTTTGCTAGCATTCATAGCAGCACTACGAATCCCTCTACCAGCAATTTGTGTAGCTTCAGTTGTTAATAGTTTTTGCGCCTGTCTTAAAACCACTCTTTGCGCAACTTTTTTTACCGCTAAAGAACCTAGGTTATAGGCTAACCCAGCGCCGCTGTACAGCAATGCGGCATCCGCTGCTAAAAATATTCCATCGACAGTATATTCACCTAATTTGCCAGCAGAATAATTATCGTAACATTCCCCATTCAGAATTTCTGGGGGAGCATTTGAATAGTCTTTTGTAAGCCGGTTATAAACACCCTTAATAAAATTTTTGCTCGCCTGATATCCAGTTTCTCGATCTTGCATTTCTTGTAATGTCTGCTCTTTTTCAAATTCAGACCACTCTGAAAGACCAAATAAATCAATACTAGTTAAAGGACTGTTATTTACATATGCATATAGATTAGGTCCGGCTTCATAACCAAGGGGATCAGCAGTGATCCAACGAGCTATT from Parachlamydia acanthamoebae encodes the following:
- a CDS encoding RHS repeat-associated core domain-containing protein, with the protein product TNFTGHVQVLLNSKGEPVDIYRYTAFGEETIFDPSGDAKDPTTSWRFCSKRTDPETDLIYFGRRYYDPQIARWITADPLGYEAGPNLYAYVNNSPLTSIDLFGLSEWSEFEKEQTLQEMQDRETGYQASKNFIKGVYNRLTKDYSNAPPEILNGECYDNYSAGKLGEYTVDGIFLAADAALLYSGAGLAYNLGSLAVKKVAQRVVLRQAQKLLTTEATQIAGRGIRSAAMNASKVMAETTFIERTLTLTAETATKKTADFVWSRVKIGKKTMEGWVDLRATLKRIKDGIKHPHKNDGSIFENAQDLLPQKAENYYREFVHPTAEAQGAGPQRIVVGESGEIFYTPDHYKTFIKVN